The Rhizobium sp. BT03 genome has a window encoding:
- a CDS encoding chloramphenicol phosphotransferase yields MNIFILLIGFPGVGKLAIAKELSLLFPAKIVDNHWFNNPILRLLDDGGTSPLPEGIWEYTGRVRQAVLDAIVAYSAPSANFIFTHAGIDGDQRSMRTFQQIDAAAQQRQALLVPVRLLCDEDELARRISTPARRAHLKSTDVEASRKRSRQACVLNPQHQNTLVLDVTFASPQESAAAIRNHVLNAAGNP; encoded by the coding sequence ATGAATATTTTCATTCTGCTGATCGGTTTTCCTGGAGTCGGCAAACTTGCAATCGCCAAAGAATTAAGTCTGCTTTTCCCCGCAAAGATTGTCGACAATCACTGGTTCAACAACCCGATACTGCGCCTCCTGGATGACGGTGGGACGTCTCCCCTCCCGGAAGGAATATGGGAATACACCGGCAGGGTTCGGCAAGCCGTTTTGGATGCGATCGTGGCCTATAGCGCGCCCTCGGCCAATTTCATCTTCACGCATGCCGGCATTGACGGCGATCAGCGAAGCATGCGCACGTTTCAGCAAATTGATGCCGCAGCACAACAACGCCAAGCCTTGCTGGTGCCAGTGCGGTTGCTCTGCGATGAGGACGAGTTGGCGCGCCGGATTTCGACACCGGCACGCCGTGCCCACCTGAAATCCACAGATGTGGAAGCTTCGAGAAAACGCAGCCGACAAGCTTGCGTCCTCAATCCTCAACATCAAAACACTCTCGTCCTGGATGTCACTTTCGCATCACCGCAGGAAAGTGCGGCCGCCATTCGAAATCACGTATTGAACGCCGCAGGCAATCCCTGA
- a CDS encoding dihydrofolate reductase family protein — protein sequence MSKVRVAGFSVSVDGFGAGPEQSMQDPLGKRGPEMFQWFFHTRTFRAMQGKDDGSQGIDEDYAARGMANFGAFILGRNMFGPIRGDWPDDAWKGWWGPNPPYHAPTFILTHYPREPIVMEGGTTFHFVTGGIEEALAKAKAAAGGRDVKIGGGVSTVRQYLQAGLIDELHFAVSPVVLGKGEALFAGIDLPALGFRVAEHAATEHATHIVLAK from the coding sequence ATGTCCAAAGTGCGTGTCGCAGGGTTTTCCGTTTCCGTGGATGGTTTCGGCGCGGGTCCGGAACAAAGCATGCAAGATCCGCTCGGCAAGCGGGGGCCGGAGATGTTCCAATGGTTTTTCCATACCCGCACTTTCCGCGCCATGCAGGGAAAGGACGACGGTTCGCAAGGGATCGACGAGGATTATGCCGCCCGCGGCATGGCCAATTTCGGCGCCTTCATTCTCGGCCGCAACATGTTCGGCCCTATCCGCGGCGATTGGCCGGATGATGCCTGGAAGGGCTGGTGGGGGCCGAATCCGCCCTATCACGCGCCAACCTTCATCCTGACGCACTATCCCCGCGAACCGATCGTCATGGAAGGCGGCACGACCTTTCATTTCGTCACCGGCGGTATCGAGGAGGCGCTCGCCAAGGCGAAGGCCGCGGCCGGCGGCAGGGACGTAAAGATCGGCGGCGGGGTCAGCACCGTCCGCCAGTATCTGCAGGCCGGCCTGATCGACGAACTGCATTTCGCCGTCTCGCCCGTCGTGCTCGGCAAGGGGGAAGCGTTGTTCGCAGGCATCGACCTGCCCGCCCTCGGCTTCCGTGTCGCCGAGCATGCCGCAACCGAACACGCCACGCATATCGTGCTGGCAAAATAA
- a CDS encoding helix-turn-helix domain-containing protein translates to MDIERRSGCPINLTMEVLGDRWSLIIIRDIMFGNRRHFRDLLTHSEEGIASNILAARLKRLLSLEFISKRDDPSHSQKAIYSLAEPAIQLVPVFAMIGAWGRRHLPVSEELSIRAQLLEEGGPPLWDAFMEDLRQIHIVDPIGGANGTRTSAALTKLTAAFLEVRVKSPATAS, encoded by the coding sequence GTGGATATTGAACGGCGCTCGGGCTGCCCGATCAACCTGACGATGGAGGTGCTGGGCGATCGGTGGAGCCTCATTATCATCCGCGACATCATGTTCGGCAATCGCCGCCATTTCCGGGATCTTCTGACCCATTCGGAAGAGGGGATCGCCTCCAACATCCTGGCAGCCAGGTTGAAGCGGCTGCTCTCGCTCGAATTCATCAGCAAGCGGGATGATCCGAGCCATAGCCAGAAAGCGATCTACAGCCTGGCGGAGCCGGCGATCCAGCTCGTTCCCGTTTTCGCCATGATCGGCGCCTGGGGACGGCGCCATCTGCCTGTCAGCGAGGAGCTGAGCATCCGCGCGCAGCTTCTCGAAGAAGGCGGCCCGCCGCTCTGGGACGCATTCATGGAGGATCTCCGGCAAATCCATATCGTCGATCCGATCGGCGGCGCCAACGGCACGCGCACCTCGGCCGCGCTGACCAAGCTGACGGCGGCGTTCCTCGAGGTCCGCGTGAAATCGCCGGCAACGGCATCCTAA
- a CDS encoding ABC transporter permease: MLLHHLRVVPLLVRMYIRSQMEYRGAFWLDRLAQILSYGSVFATIGILLARFDTLGGWSWPELALLYSFQLLAYSLGAAMSFTQLRDLEELVRLGTYDALLVKPFSPWVYLIFSGLNIGYAGHIILAVPLLGWAVFSVDFAWSIPSALFLVAALFSATLLTAALITMIGATALIWVRSNHLFSIFFGFWELMRYPLNIFPGSIQITLLTAVPLALTSSVPVAALLGKPVPILGGWAGPAALVAGPVWVLIAMVYWRYATGKYQGAGG, translated from the coding sequence ATGCTCCTTCATCACCTCCGCGTCGTTCCGCTGCTGGTGCGCATGTATATCCGCTCGCAGATGGAATATCGCGGCGCCTTCTGGCTCGATCGCCTTGCACAGATCCTCTCCTACGGCAGCGTTTTCGCCACCATCGGCATCCTGCTTGCCCGCTTCGATACGTTGGGAGGCTGGAGCTGGCCGGAGCTCGCGCTGCTCTACAGCTTCCAGCTGCTGGCCTACTCCCTCGGTGCTGCGATGAGCTTCACGCAGCTGCGCGATCTCGAGGAACTGGTGCGTCTCGGCACTTACGATGCGCTGCTGGTCAAGCCGTTCAGCCCTTGGGTCTATCTGATCTTTTCCGGTCTCAATATCGGCTATGCCGGACACATCATCCTTGCTGTGCCGCTGCTCGGCTGGGCGGTTTTCTCCGTCGATTTCGCCTGGTCGATCCCTTCAGCTCTCTTCCTCGTCGCCGCGCTTTTCAGCGCCACGCTGCTGACCGCCGCCCTGATCACCATGATCGGCGCCACCGCGCTGATCTGGGTGCGCTCCAACCATCTGTTCTCGATCTTCTTCGGCTTCTGGGAACTGATGCGCTACCCTCTCAACATTTTTCCCGGCAGCATCCAGATCACCCTCCTCACCGCCGTTCCGCTGGCGCTGACCAGTTCGGTCCCCGTTGCCGCCCTGCTCGGCAAACCCGTCCCGATCCTTGGCGGCTGGGCCGGCCCGGCAGCTCTGGTGGCCGGCCCGGTCTGGGTGTTGATCGCAATGGTGTATTGGCGCTACGCCACCGGCAAATACCAGGGTGCCGGCGGCTGA
- a CDS encoding ABC-2 family transporter protein produces the protein MSAYSAFARSAFHAQLAYRNEVWANIFGKLVQVFARVAIWQAAYAGIGAAVVDGVSLQQMVTYALLGGAVMGATRPERIISEIGRSLKTGDVAVWLLKPIFYPLYVFANECGSFGYRLMTQVIPTVAVTAMFYGMLPPASLFDGAMFIAFWALSFILLSLMSMFCGLIAFWLMTSFSLDWILGALLQLFSGLLVPFWFFPEPLATIARHLPFAWVVYYPNAVYLGRLSAADTWFHLGLGLGWAGLFLFGVLWLWRSASTRITVQGG, from the coding sequence ATGAGCGCTTATTCCGCCTTCGCACGCAGCGCTTTCCATGCCCAGTTGGCCTACCGCAACGAGGTCTGGGCCAACATCTTCGGCAAACTCGTGCAAGTCTTCGCACGGGTCGCTATCTGGCAGGCAGCCTATGCCGGCATCGGTGCAGCCGTGGTCGACGGCGTCTCGCTGCAGCAGATGGTGACCTATGCCTTGCTCGGCGGTGCGGTGATGGGTGCCACCCGCCCCGAAAGGATCATCAGCGAGATCGGCCGGTCGTTGAAGACGGGGGACGTCGCCGTCTGGTTGCTGAAGCCCATCTTCTATCCGCTCTACGTCTTCGCCAATGAATGCGGCAGTTTCGGCTACCGCCTGATGACGCAGGTCATCCCGACCGTCGCCGTCACAGCCATGTTCTACGGCATGCTGCCGCCGGCAAGCCTGTTCGACGGCGCCATGTTCATCGCCTTCTGGGCGCTTTCCTTCATCCTGCTGTCCCTGATGTCGATGTTCTGCGGCCTCATCGCCTTCTGGCTGATGACGAGCTTCTCGCTCGACTGGATCCTCGGCGCCCTGCTGCAGCTGTTCTCAGGCCTGCTGGTGCCCTTCTGGTTCTTTCCAGAGCCGCTGGCGACGATCGCCCGCCACCTGCCCTTCGCCTGGGTGGTTTATTATCCCAATGCCGTCTATCTCGGCCGGCTTTCGGCTGCCGACACCTGGTTTCATCTCGGCCTCGGTCTCGGCTGGGCCGGATTGTTCCTCTTCGGCGTCCTTTGGCTATGGCGCTCGGCCTCGACCCGCATCACCGTGCAGGGAGGCTGA
- a CDS encoding ATP-binding cassette domain-containing protein: MTALIEARGVSKRFRQHKRFPGLLGALKTLVTSEYTEVLAVSDIDFDVAAGEAVGYLGPNGAGKSTMIKMMTGILVPSAGTLSVLDRTPHLKRMDNAREIGVVFGQRSQLWWDLPLVDSFTLHQRIYDIPPARYADNLRRFSELLDLTPFLGRAVRQLSLGQRMRAEIVMSLLHDPKILFLDEPTIGLDVVAKDAVRRFLAEINRERGVTIILTTHDLQDIETICPRLIMVDHSRLIFDGELRSLRTALGSARRLTLEFASDPGSLSLSTASLVSDEGLRKNYLIEREDVSLVRILSEVGSDRGLKDVALHEPDIEEVIRTFYQGRNARARAS, encoded by the coding sequence ATGACGGCTTTGATCGAGGCACGGGGTGTCAGCAAGCGCTTCCGGCAGCACAAAAGATTTCCAGGCCTGCTCGGCGCCCTGAAGACGCTGGTGACGAGCGAATATACCGAAGTTCTGGCCGTTTCCGACATCGATTTCGACGTCGCTGCCGGCGAAGCGGTGGGTTATCTCGGCCCCAACGGCGCCGGCAAATCCACGATGATCAAGATGATGACCGGCATCCTGGTGCCGAGCGCCGGCACGCTCTCGGTGCTCGACCGCACGCCGCATCTCAAGCGGATGGACAATGCACGCGAAATCGGCGTCGTCTTCGGTCAGCGCAGCCAGCTGTGGTGGGATCTGCCGCTGGTCGACAGTTTTACCTTGCACCAGCGCATCTATGATATCCCGCCCGCCCGCTATGCGGACAATCTAAGGCGCTTCAGCGAGTTGCTCGACCTCACGCCTTTTCTCGGCCGCGCGGTGCGCCAGCTCAGCCTCGGCCAGCGCATGCGCGCCGAGATCGTCATGTCGCTGCTGCACGATCCGAAGATCCTCTTTCTGGACGAACCGACGATCGGGCTCGACGTGGTCGCCAAGGATGCCGTGCGGCGGTTTCTCGCCGAGATCAACCGCGAGCGCGGCGTCACCATCATCCTCACCACCCATGACCTGCAGGACATCGAAACCATCTGCCCGCGGCTGATCATGGTCGATCACTCGAGACTGATCTTCGATGGTGAATTGAGGAGCCTGCGCACGGCTTTGGGCTCGGCCCGGCGGCTGACCCTCGAATTTGCCAGCGACCCCGGGTCGCTGTCGCTCAGCACGGCTTCGCTCGTCAGCGACGAGGGCCTGCGCAAGAATTATCTGATCGAACGCGAAGACGTGTCGCTGGTCAGGATCCTGTCGGAGGTGGGAAGCGACCGCGGCCTTAAGGATGTGGCGCTGCACGAGCCCGACATCGAAGAGGTCATCCGCACTTTCTACCAGGGCCGCAACGCCAGGGCGCGGGCGTCATGA
- a CDS encoding NADPH-dependent FMN reductase, with amino-acid sequence MKILAISGSARRNSTNTALLRAVSAVAPREIEIAIFDGVGGLPVFSPDLEGEALPAAVRDFVAMIAGSDGVIIASPEYVRSIPGGLKNAIDWLVSGEQIVHKPVALLHASHRGDDMLAGLRTILATITDRFAGDIFLRLPLMKLEPDEVLRAVEAAQNRSRVQAYLQAFSAYCKAVG; translated from the coding sequence ATGAAGATTCTCGCAATATCCGGCAGTGCTCGGCGCAATTCCACCAATACGGCCCTGCTGCGGGCTGTCAGCGCCGTCGCGCCACGTGAGATCGAGATTGCGATCTTCGATGGCGTCGGAGGTTTGCCGGTGTTCTCGCCGGATCTCGAGGGGGAAGCTCTGCCGGCGGCGGTGCGGGATTTCGTCGCAATGATTGCTGGGAGTGACGGGGTGATCATTGCCAGCCCGGAATATGTGCGATCCATCCCCGGCGGCCTGAAAAATGCGATCGATTGGCTGGTGTCGGGAGAGCAGATCGTCCACAAGCCCGTCGCGCTGCTGCACGCATCGCATCGAGGAGATGACATGCTGGCAGGTCTGCGCACGATCCTTGCGACCATCACCGACCGGTTCGCAGGCGATATCTTCCTGCGGCTTCCTCTGATGAAGCTGGAGCCGGACGAGGTGTTGCGGGCCGTCGAGGCGGCGCAGAACAGATCCAGGGTGCAGGCCTATCTTCAGGCCTTCTCGGCCTATTGCAAGGCAGTCGGCTAA
- a CDS encoding response regulator transcription factor, with amino-acid sequence MRILLIEDERGLAEALSAALGKHGIVTDHTMHLADAVELTRQNLYDAILLDRRLPDGEGLSFIPELRRTGKDTPIIVLTALNEPRQRVEGLDLGADDYLGKPFLVEELMARLRAVLRRPPNLAELKITAGRMVIDPLHLSVTVHDAPLDLPRRELLVLAALAKRKEKTVLRATLEAAVYNYEEEIQSNALDAHISRLRRRLAEAGAEVSIHNIRGVGYLLREE; translated from the coding sequence ATGCGGATATTGTTGATAGAAGACGAGCGGGGGTTGGCCGAGGCGCTGTCGGCAGCGCTCGGCAAACATGGGATCGTCACCGACCACACGATGCATCTGGCCGATGCCGTCGAGCTGACGCGGCAGAACCTCTACGACGCGATCCTGCTCGACCGGCGCCTGCCCGACGGAGAGGGGCTGAGCTTCATTCCGGAGCTGAGGCGGACGGGGAAGGATACGCCGATTATCGTGCTGACGGCGCTGAACGAGCCGAGGCAGCGGGTGGAAGGGCTCGATCTCGGCGCCGACGACTATCTCGGCAAGCCGTTTCTGGTGGAGGAACTGATGGCGAGGCTGAGAGCCGTGCTGCGGCGGCCGCCGAACCTTGCGGAACTCAAAATTACCGCTGGGCGGATGGTGATCGATCCCTTACATCTCAGCGTAACCGTCCATGACGCGCCGCTCGATCTGCCCCGGCGCGAGCTGCTGGTCCTGGCGGCCCTTGCCAAGCGCAAGGAGAAGACCGTGCTCCGCGCGACGCTCGAGGCGGCAGTCTACAACTATGAGGAGGAAATCCAGTCGAATGCGCTCGATGCGCATATATCGCGGCTGCGCAGGCGGCTTGCCGAGGCCGGCGCCGAGGTTTCGATCCACAATATCCGCGGCGTCGGCTATCTCCTGAGGGAAGAATGA
- a CDS encoding HAMP domain-containing sensor histidine kinase: MGEKCKPSPSLWWRLSWQLSLVFVGVVTAVTIGLCFYGATILSPNVALEDHVTAALAPAVALDAEGRLEIKDTPELDALKRQYEGLWYVAATTNGSFVSYGTIPAAYSELARLTYLFEGADIRGSAGTGEIASVESVETAIGELRVLFGGVADKGWPVLTLMGAVYPIYVPLFVIALPAVFLAVPRIVRRGLASVSEVARKASEIELRRYDARLPLDGIPREVAPLVIAFNEALDRLENEYRKRQHFLIDAAHELRTPIAIMQTRIDGTAEGQDRRRLLDDVARLAETAEQLLDFERNDQATDLHEMVDLVEIARSVVADLAPLAIGAGYQISFQSEVESLKRKGSPSALPRAVSNLVRNAIDHGGGSGMITVSVSASGSGRISVADEGPGIPAEHRELVFEPFYRVTPKSTGAGLGLSLVKQIAANHGGEVSIESGDAGTEVAIRL; this comes from the coding sequence ATGGGCGAAAAATGCAAGCCCAGCCCTTCGCTCTGGTGGCGGCTCAGCTGGCAGCTCAGCCTGGTCTTCGTCGGCGTGGTGACGGCTGTCACCATCGGGCTCTGCTTCTACGGCGCGACGATCCTCTCGCCGAACGTCGCGCTGGAGGACCATGTCACCGCCGCATTGGCTCCGGCCGTTGCGCTGGATGCTGAGGGGCGGCTCGAAATAAAGGATACGCCGGAGCTGGATGCACTCAAGCGGCAGTATGAGGGGCTTTGGTATGTCGCGGCCACGACGAACGGTTCTTTCGTGTCTTACGGGACCATTCCTGCGGCCTACAGCGAGCTTGCGCGTCTGACCTACCTGTTCGAAGGGGCCGATATCAGGGGATCGGCCGGCACGGGCGAGATCGCCTCGGTCGAAAGCGTGGAGACCGCGATCGGCGAGCTACGGGTTCTGTTTGGCGGCGTTGCCGACAAGGGCTGGCCGGTTCTTACCCTGATGGGCGCCGTTTATCCGATCTACGTCCCGCTGTTCGTCATCGCCTTGCCCGCGGTTTTTCTCGCCGTTCCCAGGATCGTTCGGCGTGGGCTGGCCAGCGTCAGCGAGGTCGCCCGCAAGGCATCCGAGATCGAACTTCGCCGCTACGATGCGCGCCTGCCGCTCGACGGTATTCCGCGGGAGGTCGCGCCTCTGGTGATCGCCTTCAACGAGGCGCTCGACCGGCTGGAAAACGAGTACCGCAAACGGCAACATTTCCTGATCGATGCGGCGCACGAGCTGAGGACGCCGATCGCGATCATGCAGACCCGGATCGATGGAACGGCAGAAGGGCAGGACCGCAGGCGATTGCTCGACGACGTCGCGCGTTTGGCCGAGACGGCCGAACAGCTGCTCGATTTCGAGCGCAACGACCAGGCGACCGATCTCCATGAAATGGTCGATCTCGTCGAGATTGCCCGCTCCGTCGTTGCCGACCTCGCGCCGCTGGCGATCGGCGCCGGCTACCAGATCTCGTTTCAGAGCGAGGTCGAGAGCCTGAAGCGCAAGGGCAGCCCCTCGGCGCTGCCGCGGGCGGTGAGCAACCTCGTTCGCAATGCCATCGACCATGGCGGCGGGAGCGGCATGATCACGGTCTCCGTGTCGGCCTCCGGCAGCGGGCGGATCAGCGTGGCCGACGAGGGGCCGGGCATTCCGGCCGAACACCGCGAGTTGGTGTTCGAGCCGTTCTATCGCGTCACTCCGAAGAGCACGGGGGCGGGGCTGGGCTTGAGCCTCGTCAAGCAGATCGCCGCAAACCATGGCGGCGAAGTCAGCATCGAGAGCGGCGACGCCGGCACCGAGGTGGCTATCCGGCTTTGA
- a CDS encoding DUF3313 domain-containing protein: MRYRRWRPDRVRSNPFTSSFSKRISKFFSLALPLALAAAAAGCSAVPLKQAGTLSSYSNLGPPKGKLQKSRIYVDGAGLAPAKTVAIAPTTFAFSAATRIKSPDDRTMVSNALDRALCISLSDKYRIVAPGEPADLTIRSVVTDIVPTNKAMAGVSTVVTVGSGFALPVGVPRLPVGLGGLAVEAEAVDGSGVQRAAMVWSRGANSLQNEPRVSEVGDAYGLASKFSSEFSRMLIARKEPKGLDLSLPSGQRMKSWLGGKPKYAACDAFGRSPGLMGAVAAKYGAPPQWTEKKPKPAATY, translated from the coding sequence ATGCGCTATCGGCGATGGAGGCCAGACAGAGTGCGCAGCAATCCATTCACTTCATCCTTTTCAAAGCGGATTTCGAAGTTTTTTTCCCTTGCCCTGCCGCTGGCGCTTGCGGCGGCTGCGGCCGGGTGCAGCGCGGTGCCGCTGAAGCAAGCGGGCACGCTTTCTTCCTATTCCAATCTCGGCCCGCCCAAGGGCAAGCTTCAGAAATCGCGCATCTATGTCGATGGCGCCGGTCTTGCGCCGGCGAAGACGGTCGCCATCGCCCCGACCACCTTTGCCTTCAGCGCCGCGACCCGGATCAAATCGCCTGATGACCGGACGATGGTGTCGAATGCGCTCGACCGGGCGCTCTGCATCTCGCTCAGCGACAAATACCGGATAGTGGCACCGGGCGAGCCTGCCGACCTGACGATCCGCTCGGTCGTTACCGACATCGTGCCGACCAACAAGGCAATGGCCGGCGTTTCTACTGTCGTGACCGTCGGCAGCGGCTTCGCGCTGCCGGTCGGCGTGCCGCGCCTGCCGGTCGGGCTCGGCGGGCTGGCCGTCGAGGCGGAAGCGGTGGACGGCTCGGGCGTGCAGCGGGCGGCGATGGTCTGGTCGCGCGGGGCGAACTCGCTGCAGAACGAGCCGCGCGTTTCCGAAGTGGGCGACGCCTATGGCCTTGCCTCGAAGTTCAGCAGCGAATTTTCCCGAATGCTGATCGCACGCAAAGAACCGAAGGGGCTGGACCTTTCACTTCCTTCCGGCCAGCGGATGAAATCCTGGCTCGGCGGAAAACCGAAATACGCTGCCTGCGATGCCTTCGGGCGGTCGCCCGGATTGATGGGCGCTGTAGCCGCCAAATACGGTGCGCCGCCGCAATGGACCGAGAAGAAGCCGAAGCCGGCCGCCACCTACTGA
- a CDS encoding GNAT family N-acetyltransferase translates to MTSGDRARAVGHIVLLAPDLENLSGFESALAAGWSLDPRRAGDQAYIFGELQRLRQDRSGFLDGLVSDGERHAGLKPPPLITRLFWIWDREFCGSISLRFQAGTEALPPAVSGHVGYSVVPWKQRKGYATTALKLLLIVAAKEGLDRLIILCNEGNHASRRVIESNGGEFFRRGPHPSDRPGQIKLYFWLRPGAAG, encoded by the coding sequence ATGACATCTGGAGATAGAGCAAGGGCCGTCGGCCATATCGTCCTGCTTGCGCCGGATCTTGAAAACCTGTCGGGCTTCGAATCGGCACTCGCCGCCGGCTGGTCCCTCGATCCGCGCCGGGCCGGCGACCAAGCCTATATTTTCGGCGAACTCCAGCGGCTACGTCAGGACAGATCAGGGTTTCTCGACGGCCTCGTTTCTGATGGCGAGCGGCACGCCGGGTTGAAACCACCGCCGCTGATCACGCGTCTGTTCTGGATCTGGGACAGGGAATTCTGTGGCAGCATCAGCCTGCGTTTTCAAGCAGGTACTGAGGCGTTGCCGCCCGCGGTCTCGGGCCATGTGGGCTACTCGGTCGTGCCATGGAAGCAACGCAAGGGATACGCAACCACCGCCCTGAAACTGCTTTTGATAGTAGCAGCAAAGGAAGGTCTCGACCGCCTCATCATCCTTTGCAACGAGGGCAACCATGCCTCCCGGCGCGTGATCGAGAGCAATGGCGGCGAATTCTTCCGGCGCGGCCCGCATCCCTCCGACAGGCCAGGTCAGATCAAACTGTATTTCTGGCTGAGGCCCGGAGCCGCCGGCTGA
- a CDS encoding BA14K family protein produces the protein MNKFAIIALSIATAFSGMPASAGPVFVPSPAQQAAAQPVPGGGEARIITVGCNNFTNCPGQFGNNDDWYRKRHHYRDRSYYRDRDYYRGDRYGRRYGHRYHHDNTGAIIGGLAAGALIGGIIASQPRAYRSTGYSSHAEYCYARYRSYRAYDNTYQPNYGPRRQCR, from the coding sequence ATGAACAAATTCGCCATCATTGCCCTGTCGATAGCGACGGCCTTCTCCGGAATGCCGGCATCGGCAGGCCCCGTCTTTGTGCCGAGCCCGGCGCAGCAGGCGGCCGCGCAGCCAGTCCCCGGAGGTGGCGAGGCCAGGATCATCACCGTCGGCTGCAATAACTTCACGAACTGCCCTGGCCAGTTTGGCAACAATGACGACTGGTATCGCAAACGCCACCACTACCGCGACCGCAGCTACTATCGGGACCGAGACTACTATCGCGGCGACCGCTACGGCCGGCGTTATGGTCACCGCTATCATCATGACAATACCGGCGCCATCATCGGCGGCCTGGCGGCCGGCGCCCTGATCGGCGGCATCATCGCCTCGCAGCCGCGCGCCTACCGTTCCACCGGCTACAGCTCGCACGCCGAATATTGCTACGCCCGCTATCGGTCGTACCGCGCCTACGACAACACCTACCAGCCGAACTACGGCCCGCGCCGCCAGTGCCGGTAA
- a CDS encoding alpha/beta fold hydrolase: MSTVTTKDGVEIFYKDWGPKTAQPIMFHHGWPLCSDDWDAQMLFFLDKGYRVVAHDRRGHGRSTQVGDGHDMDHYAADAAAVVEHLDLRNTVHIGHSTGGGEATHYVARHGQPQGRVAKLVIIGAVPPIMVKTAANPGGLPIEVFDDLRRQLAASRSQFYRDLPAGPFYSFNRPGAKVSEPVIDNWWRQGMIGGAKAHYDGIKAFSETDFTEDLKIITVPTFVMHGDDDQIVPIADSALLSSKLLQNATLKVYEKFPHGMCTTHADIINPDILAFIKG, encoded by the coding sequence ATGAGCACAGTCACCACCAAGGACGGCGTCGAAATCTTCTACAAGGATTGGGGGCCGAAGACCGCCCAGCCGATCATGTTCCATCACGGCTGGCCGCTCTGCTCCGACGACTGGGACGCCCAGATGCTGTTCTTCCTCGATAAGGGCTACCGGGTCGTCGCCCACGACCGGCGCGGCCATGGCCGCTCCACCCAGGTGGGCGACGGTCACGACATGGATCACTACGCCGCCGACGCCGCAGCCGTCGTCGAGCATCTCGATCTCAGGAATACCGTCCATATCGGCCACTCCACCGGCGGCGGTGAAGCGACCCATTATGTCGCCCGCCATGGCCAGCCGCAGGGCCGCGTCGCCAAGCTCGTCATTATCGGCGCCGTGCCGCCGATCATGGTGAAAACGGCTGCCAACCCGGGCGGCCTGCCGATCGAGGTCTTCGATGATCTGCGCCGGCAGCTCGCCGCCAGTCGCTCGCAATTCTACCGCGACCTTCCGGCCGGCCCGTTCTACAGCTTCAACCGGCCGGGTGCGAAAGTCTCGGAACCAGTGATCGACAATTGGTGGCGTCAGGGCATGATCGGCGGCGCCAAGGCCCATTACGACGGCATTAAGGCCTTTTCGGAAACCGACTTCACCGAGGACCTGAAGATCATCACCGTGCCGACCTTCGTCATGCACGGCGACGATGATCAGATCGTGCCGATCGCCGACTCCGCCCTGCTCTCCTCCAAGCTGCTGCAGAACGCCACGCTGAAGGTCTACGAGAAATTTCCGCACGGCATGTGCACCACTCACGCCGACATCATCAATCCCGACATCCTCGCCTTCATCAAGGGCTGA